Below is a genomic region from Nitrospirota bacterium.
GCACTGTTTGTTATGCTGACAGCACTGGCTGTGACAGGGGCTGTAACCGTTATAGTGATCACAGGAGCTGCTCCTTCGGCAAGACTGCTGCGGGTACACGTTACGACACCAGAGAGGTGGCTGCAGCTCCATCCTGAACCTGTGGCGCTTACATATGCAACTGCAGAAGGACCTGAAGGCAGAGTGTCAGAAACCGAGACATTAGAGGCCGTACTTGGACCGTTGTTTGTTACAGCAAGAGTATAGGTCAGTGTCCCACCCGATGCCACAGGGTCAGGTGAATCCGTCTTCGTAATAGATAAGTCTGCAGATGCTGTAACTGTAGTTGTCACAGGCCCGGCATTGTTATTTCCTGAAACAGGATCATTGACATCACTTGTCACAGTGGCTGAGTTGCTGATATTTCCGCCATTAGCAGGCGCTGTTACCTGGATGCTTATGGCCGGGGCGGTGGTAACTCCAAGACTTGCCCTGTTGCAGCTTACTACGCCTGCACTATGGGTGCACGACCAGCCTGTGCCGCTTGCGCCAATGTAGGCCGTGCCAGCCGGCAACGTGTCAGAAACAATAACGTTAGTTGCCGAACTTGGTCCGGCATTCGAAACTGTAATCGTGTATGTAAGAATCCCACCAGCAGTGACCGGGTCAGGAAATGCTGTCTTCGTAATAGATAGGTTTGCTCCTGGAGTAACGGTTGTTGATATCGTCTTTGTGTTATTTGAACTGACAGGATCTGTCTGGTCGGCTGTTACACTTGCGGTATTGTTAAGGCTGCAGCCTGCAGTTGGTGCGGTAACCGTTATGGTAATGACAGGCGCAGTGCCAACAGCCAGGGCTGGCCGTGTACATGTCACCAAATAACCGCTCATTATGCAGGCCCATCCGGAACCGCTTGCATTGATATTGGTTACTCCACCCGGAAGGTTGTCTGTTACTGTAACATTAGTGGCAGTATTCGGTCCTATATTTGTCACAGTTATTGTGTAGGTCAGGATACCTCCAGCAGTAACAGGGTCCGGTGAGTCTGTCTTGTTAATGGATAGGTCCGATACATTGCTCGGTGGTGAATTAACCGTAGTATAAACCCATGGAGTTGTATTGTTGGAACTGTTCGGATCCGTCGTGCTGCTGGTCACACTGGCTTTATTACTGATCGTCCCTGCAGTAGTCGGTATTACCACTATGGTTACTGTGGCACTGGCTCCATTATTTATTGTACCCAGGCTGCAGTTCACAGTACTTGAGCCAGAACAGCTTCCCTGACTCGATGTTGCAGATACAAAGGTTGTGCTGCCAGGTATAGTATCTGTCATAGTGACATTTGACGCCGCGTTCGGTCCGCTGTTAGTCACAGTAATGTTATAGGTCAGGGTGCCGCCAACTGTTACAGGGTCAGGAGAATCAGACTTTGTAATAGAAAGGTTCGCCTGCTGAGAAGAATTTACATTCTTAATTGGGACATCCTGGCTTCCCCCTGCACTCGAATGTGCGTGCAGAGATGAACCGGGCCATCCGCTTGCCCCTGAACTAAGGTGTGCCTTCCAGTAAAGAGCCCACTTCTTGTGTTTTCCTACATCTGAGGATTGAAATAATACTGCCCATGTGTACTGTATACGTCTTACACTTGGCGATGAGCTTGTTGGCAGCGGGTCTTCATCTATTTTACCATCGCCATCATTATCTACTCCATCCGGAGAATCTTCATCTATCCCATTATTCGAATCATCATTCACCCCGCTATATGTTGGTCCGGTAACGATACAGGGATTTGACGGTGTTGGAAGATCTGCAGGGGAAGTAGTTCTGTACGGTTGAAACACGCAGGACTTAGTCAGTTGTCCTTCATCATAATAATTATTGTCATCCGCGGCGCCGACATAGAAACCGCTTGCGCTGTCTACCCCGGTAATTCCGCCGCTAAGATTGTCATGTTCTGTTGTTATATAATAGATCTTGGCATCGCTTGATTTTTTCAGTTGGACTTTAAGACGATATGGCACATTTTCAAGCTCATACCATCCTTTGACATTACCTGATGTCCAGCCGTTCATCGGGTTTACCCCATCTGCCCAGCCGGTTACAGGAGTTACTGAATCTGAACAATCACCATTGTCACGTGAACAACCCTGAAGCCCGAACGACGGATTATCAAGGAAGGTGGTGGTAGCCAGAGTAGCCATGGAAACATAGTCTATGGCATTTACTGTCAGGGTGCCGTAGTATTGGGCGGTTGTACCTCCGGAAAGCCAATACGGATATATAAATGAACCATATGGGTCAGCCGTAATAATATCACTGCCAGGGGTCTCTGTTCCGTTACCTGTTACGATACTGTTATCAACCCTGATTACCTGGACAATAACCAGCGAGTTGGGTGTGAAGCCGCTGCCATATATGTATGCCGTCTCACCCTCCATATATTCAGGCTGGTCCGTTTCAATGGCAGGAGCTGCATTAACAGTCGTTGCAGCAAAAACTGCCATCGCTATAACGCTTGTCAGGCAAAGGGCCAGGATGAAAAGCGGGATGGATGTAATAGTCTTTAATCTGATTAAAGACCGGCCATTCTGAATTATACCTGCTGTATAATATCTCATATCACATCCCCCCATTGAACGGTTAACATATTAATATCGGTAAGGTATATAAAAAAAAGCCGAACCACTGAGTCGCAATATCTTTCCATAACGAAAGTTTATTGCACCTCGGCAGCCCGGCTTGCTTATTTTCAAAGCCCCATTGGCGTTGCGCCCTATCCTCACAGATAGTTTGCCTTGATAGAAGGTGCTGTATAATAAAATAGACTTTAGAACATACTTTTAGTCAATGATATTATATGCAATGTTAATACCTGTTTATTCATTCTAACATCATAAATTTAAATTCCCTTTAATATTAAATAGATATGTTTTAGACCGACAATTAGTGTTAAGCCCATTTTTTAAAATTAAGGTTGCCTCTCTTTAGTGCAAAGGTTATTATAATAGCTAACTCATTCATTTAATCAGGTAAATATTCTTTATAATTCGATAGATACGTCTATTGCATCTTTTTTATACAAATATCAGTATTTTTGTATAATAAGGTATCAATTCAAAATTCCATATTTTATAAGACTACTGTGATACATTGACACTGCTAAGAAATATTATTTAACGCTGATCTGAGGCGTCTTAAAACCTTGTTTTTGCCAAGTATTTCTATAACTTCAAATATACCCGGACTTACTGTCCTGCCTGTAAGGGCAACTCGGACGGGCTGTGCAACCTGTCCCATCTTAATCTCTTTGTTAGACATTATTTCTTTGAAAAGGGCGTCTATGTCTGTTTCAGAAAGAGACGGAATCGTTTCCATGCCGCTTAATACGTCTTCGAGGACTCCCCTGTTTCCAGGTATCAGGAACTTCTTTGCTGCCTCCGGGTCTACCTCCACATCATCGGAGAAGAAGTAGCTGGCGGCGCTCGAGAACTCTACGAGTGTGCGGCATCGCTCTTTCAGTGAGGCAATGACCTTCCCCATCCATACCTCGTCAACGACTGTATCCTCTTTGATCAGACCATCGTTTATGAGATAAGGTCTCAGGCGGCGGATAATTTCCTTATGATCCATGCTCGTTATGTAGTGGCTGTTAAGCCATATCAGTTTCTCAGGATTGAACACAGCGGCTGACCTGCCAACATGTTCCAGTGTGAAATGTTCTACAAGCTCTTCAATGCTGAATACCTCCTGGTCCTTGAATGACCAGCCAAGGCGCGCAAGGTAATTTACAAGGGCCTCCGGAAGATAGCCCATGTCTCTGTATGCTGTCACAGATGTTGCGCCATGCCTTTTTGACAGCCTCGTCTTGTCATGGCCAAGTATCATAGGGAGGTGAGCGAATTCAGGCGTCTTAAATCCAAATGCCTTATATAACTGAATCTGGCGCGGGGTGTTGTTAAGATGATCGTCACCCCTTATCACATGTGTAATATTCATACTTGCATCATCTACTACAACACAGAAGTTGTATGTAGGCCAGCCGTCAGACCTCATAATAATAAGATCGTCAAGCTGTGCATTGTCAAAGACGATCCTGCCCTTAACATGGTCATCAACAACTGTCTCCCCATGCAGAGGCACCTTGAAGCGGATTGCAGATGGTCTTCCGGGGACAGGGTCTTTAATCTCCCTGCACCTGCCGTCATATTTGGGTATGCGCTTTTCAGCAAGCGCCTGCTTTCTCCGTTCCTCAAGCTCTTCAGAGGTGCAATAGCAATGATATGCCTTATCTTCCTTAAGGAGCCTTTCAATATGCTCTTTGTAGATATGCATCCTATCGGTTTGACGGTACGGGCCCTCATCCCAGTCAAGTCCGAGCCACTCCATGCCCTGGATGATTGCCTGTATAGACTCATCAGTCGAACGGGTCTGGTCTGTATCTTCTATTCGCAGGATGAAGACACCTTTGCTGTGACGGGCGAATAGCCAGTTAAATAGCGCTGTCCTGACTCCGCCTATGTGGAGGAAGCCCGTAGGACTCGGTGCAAATCTTACGCGGACGGTATCAGACATAGGTAATTACTATAACACAAGTGACAAAAATGGGACAGATTTATTTACTTGAATTGGGAAATTATCTTCTTTTAAAGCGGCGTGGCGAGGAGTTTATTTATAGCATCGGTAAGCGTATCATTTACGGCATGCTGGAGAATGCCGGGGCTGAAGAATACGACCTGCGGTGCAGACTGGCTTTGTACTGTAAGGGTCCTTATTGTCTTATCATTAACACTGTATATGTTAACTTTAATCTTGACCTTTGTGTTGATGCTGGTGTGAGCAGGTTTAGAGATGGCCTCGGCCCATAGTTCTTCTACCGTACCGGACAGGACCATTTGAATCGAGGTCCCCTCTGTTATTCCGGCATAATCCTTACCCCCTGTGACCACGACAGGGTTGTATCCCTTTATCCTGAGTGCGCTCACAAGTGTATCTGTAATCGCTGCAGCCGCCGGATATGGACGGGCCTCAAACTCATCTATTCGGCCCATTAAGCGGGTCCTGGTTCCTATGCCCCTCTTATTTTCTCTTGAATCTTCAAAGGGTATTACTGCGATCCTTACAGGCTCTGTCTTATCGTGCGACAGGTCTTTAATCTGAGGGGAGTAGGAAACGTCTATGACATAGGTTACGCCTCGTGCACAGCCGATTAATGTTAACATCAGCAGGGCCGGCAGCATCCATAGAAAAACCGATCCCCATACTACCCCTCCCCTTGAAGGGGAGGGGATTTCATATGATTTTATTTGCCTGGCGCTCATTGATTAAGAGCCGTTTTCCTGCAATATGAAGTGGGCACGTCTGTTCTTCTGCCAGCAATCTTCATTCTGTTCAGAACAAAACAGTTTCTCTTCACCAAAACTTATTGTTGAAATATTGGATGGATTTATGCCTAATGCAGTAAGGTAACGTTTGGTTGACTGAGCCCGGCGCTCGCCAAGTGCAAGATTGTATTCATTTGTGCCGCGTTCATCACAATGACCTTCAATAACTACCTTCTTAACCTTCTTGACTTTTAACAGAGAGGCATTATCCTGAAGCTTGGATTTTGATTCATCACGAAGAGTGTACTCGTCGAAGTCGAAAAATATGTCTTTTACATCCTTATTCGATGAATTCGATGATAAAGATTTGTCTCCTGCCATGCTATCCCCGGAAACATCAGCAGCAGGTGTTGAGGGCTCTGTTACCGCTACTAAATCACCCCCATTGAGCAAACCACCAGACTGGCTGACATCAGAAGTCGTTCCTGAAGAATTTGTTCTTGTCTCATCCAACTCAGACGTGGAGACCTTCTTCAGGCAGCCGTTAGTGAATATTAATGCTGTCACTAATATAACCGGAAGGGCTACAGACATTTTTTTTGTAATCATTAATTAATTCCTCCTTTTGGGTTAGATTTACTAATTATATCACATTTTGACACAATTTGAAGTCTTTTGTAAATAACGGGGAACGATGAAGCGAAGATACAGGCTGAGTGAAGGGAATGAACCCCTCACTCAGCTGTTTGGCATTTTATACTTCTACCGGTTTATCTGCCTGTGGAGCTTCTCTCTTCGGCTCCGTCGCATACCTTGCAAGGTATGGATGGAGACGGATGAGACGTGCAGCCTGCTGTTTCTGGTCTATCCAATGCCCTATAAGGCCCATGGTACGGGCAAGGATGAAGAATCCGTTCAGACTTTCAACAGGAAAACCAAGGTCTAACAGTACTACAGCAATAGTCCCGTCTACGTTCAGGATCAGGTTGTCTTTCTTGCCTGTCGTAATTTTCTCGACCTCAAGGGCAAAATCGAGATGAGGGAGTTTCCTCCCAAGACTCTTTGCAAAACTGACAAGCTCTTTCACCCTTTTGTCAGGATTGTTTACGCTTTTAACCCTGTGGCCTATTCCAGGTACTGGTCCCACGTTTGCCTTCATATAAACAAGAAACTCATCAACACTCATATTATTCTCAAGGGCATACTTAAACCAGCGCCCAGCATCGGTTACCGCACCTCCGAAACGCGGGCCTATCATCGTAATACCTGATGCAACCGCCTGTGCCATCGGGATGTCAGCGCATGCAGCAAGGATGGTTGCCAGTGCCCCGCTTACACACGGTCCATGGTCTGCTGAGAGCATAAGGATCCTCCTGATCAGCTCTGCCTCATCAGGGGAGATTAGACGTTTAGTCCAGAGAAGTCCTATAACGTGAGGGATGTCATATCCCTTATTAATCAGATCTGATGCTGGATAACCGTTATACATCGGCTCGTCGCCGCGGTCATCGCAGATGGTTGATTTGAATAATGGCGGTACTGAAACCTCGCCTGTCTTAATTGCCTCTTCAATCGGCTTTGGCCACTTGCGGATCTGATCTGCAGGGGTTTCCTTGACAGGGGTTATCACACCACTGGCAAGTAGATCCTCATATACCTTCTTTATTGCAGGTCCGAGGGCGCCATATGTCTGCGGGACGATTGCACCTGCATTCTTCAGTGCGTCAGACTTGCCTCTGGCGCTTCCCTCTCCCCTGGTTCCCTCTTTTGCGCCGGCATGACCGAACTTCATCCCCTTTGGAAGCACTTCCTGACAGAATCCTGATACGACCGCTAACAGCTTGATCCTGCGCTTCTTTGCGCCATACCACTCTGCTGCACGTTCTTCAAGGTTGCCGCCCATCTCACCTACTATGACTACTGCCTTTGTATCCGGATCATTCTCAAACATCTCAAGATATGAGACATAATCGGTGCCGGGATATGCGTCACCTCCGATTCCAACCGCTGTTGTTATGCCATTTGCAAACTGGCTGCAGATCCATATGATTTCATTTAAAAGACCGCCTGATTTCGTGATTACTCCAATTGAACCGGGCCTGTTGAGCTTTGAAAGGATAAGATTTTCATAGGAGCCTCCTACAACTCCAAGCCGGCATTTGCCTGCTGAAAATATTCCTATAGATGATGGACCGTTAAAAACCTTGCCGAGCTTCTTTGCCTCTCTTGATAGAATCTTGGAGTCTTTCTCCGCAACGCCCTCTGTAATCATGGAGACAACCTTTATCTTTTCATTTCTTAATGCCTCCAGGGTGCTTGCAAGTGCCCTGTTCGGGGCTATGTAAACGAGGCTTGTATTAATTTCAGGAAATTTCTTTACAGCCTCGGCTACAGATGCAAATATAGGTACTGTTACGGTTTCGCTTCCATATGGTATGTCCGCTGTCTTTCCTGCATCAGGGGGAAATACAAATGCCTTTACGCAAACCGGTTGTTTAATCAGATAGGAAAACTCTGCCATACGGCGCGCAGCATTGACTCCGGCAGGCCCGCCCTGTATAACTACCCTTGTATTTTCATCGGCTATGATACTCATGGGTTAATTACCTCCTCCTTATTATTGTTGGGCTGCATCCTGCCTATTTTGCCTTCCCCTGCAAAGCATAATCTACAATGTCTGTTAGCGGCGTGTATCTGTCATAAACGTGAATCTTGAATCCTTCCTGTTCAAGCGCCCTCATGGCTTCAAGACCTTCCTTTTCAAACGGTCCTCCGCGGCGCACCCATATATTGACATCCTTCAGCTTTCCTTTTGCCCTGACATTCCTGAATCCTGCGATTATGCCTGCGAAGGTTTTCTTGACATTCGTGAAATTAGCAATGGCGCCTCCGACGATAATGTGTTCGATGCCCGGCAGTGAAGCAACTCTCTCAGTGAGGGCCTCTACTGCCCAGTCCTGGGGGTCGCCTGAGTACTCTGCATAGTTTGCTATCTTGCCGCCCTGCGCAACTATTGCATCCGCATAATATACACTTGCACCGCCGCCAGCCGGCAGGAGTGCAATATTTCCGCCTGGTATCTCGATAAATTTAACCGAACCTTTTATCCTTGAATCTATTTCCATGATTGCTGTCTCATCCTCTGTATATGGGCGGCCGAATTCTGATGCAAAGTTAAAGTTCCAGTCAGGATGCCTGAAGCGTGAATCTGCATCAAGCATTGTCACCATATCAAGGGCTATAAGCTCTCCGTTTGATGTTACTGAAAGAGGATTAATCTCAAGGTACTGGCCGTCTTCCTGTTCATAGCAGTCAAAAAGTTTATTTGCAAACTGCGCCACTTTACCAACGATGTCTCCTTTGAACCCTGCATCCCTGGCAAGTTTTTCAAGTTGTTCAATCGAAGGCATATCTCCAACCTCTACGCTGGTCCTCTTTATCTCACTCCATCTTGATTCCACTTCTATTCCGCCAAAGCTCGCCATCAGAATATCAGCGCCTTCCCTCGTAGATTTCACTGCAAGGTAATATTCCACATCATGAGGCACCATCTCAGAGATGATCACCTGTGATATTGTCATCGTTCCTACTTTATGACCCAGTATCTCTCTTGTAGCCGCCAGAGCGCCTTTTAAGTCAAGGTCAACCTTGACCAGACCCAATTTCATCCTGCTTCCGATTGCCTCATGGGCCTTTGCCACCAGGCGTCCATCATGCATCCACTTATTTGCGGTTGCCAGATGATCAAGCTGCTCGAGGGACGTAACAACTACATGGTGTGGAACCTTCATCCCCCATTTCTCCAACAGATCCATGCCTGGTCCTTCTAATACCTTTGCCATGTTCTCCTCCCTTAGTCTTTTGCGGGGGATTACCCCACTCTTCATATTGGTGAGCAATATACGGCATCTTACTATTTGCCTGAATTTATACTATTTTTAGGTCAAATTTGTCAAGACCTTTCTCCTCTTAAACCACTTTTCAATCTCAACGGCAACAAATAAAACGGATGACATGGAAAGGGCTAACGATAGCTCACCCATTGACAGCGGTTCGGTATTAAATACAGGATTAAGGACAGGGATGTAAATTGTCGCCATTTGCAGAACAAAAGTCAGGATGACAGCGCCAAGCAACGGAATGTTTGAAAAGATGCCCTGGCTGAAGAGGGATTCTTTTTCTGACCTGATGGCGAGGACATGCCCCATCTGGCTGAGACAGAGGACCGTGAATACCATAGTCTGCCAGTGTGCGTGTCCTGTATGAATAGACCATGCCTGGGTAAAAATGGTTACTCCACCCAACAACAGCCCAACCCATATAATATGTATACCAAGCCCATGGGCAAATATACTCTCCTGCGGGTGCCTTGGATGTCTCTTCATCACATCCTTTTCTGCAGGTTCTGCTGTAAGGGCGATGCCCGGGAGTCCGTCTGTCACAAGATTGATCCAGAGTAAATGTATGGGCAATAGTGGAATCGGCAATCCGAGGAATGGGGCAAGAAAGAGAGTCCACACCTCACCTACATTGCTGGTGAGGATATATTTTATGAACTTCCTTATGTTATCAAATATCTCCCTCCCCTCCTTTATTGCCTTTACTATAGTAGCGAAGTTGTCATCAAGGAGGATCATGTGCGCCGCCTCCTTAGACACATCGGTGCCTGTAATACCCATGGCAATCCCGATATCGGCCCTCTTTAAGGCGGGGGCATCATTTACACCATCTCCTGTCATTGCTACATATTGTCCCCTGTCCTGAAGGGCCTTGACTATCTTCAGCTTCTGCTCAGGGGCAACACGCGCATAAACAGACAAATGTTCTACCTTATCATGAAAATCCTGCATCGGCAGTCTCTCAAGGCGTGCCCCTGTCATTACATCTCCATCGTGATCAACAATACCGATCCTTCGTGCTATCGTCAATGCTGTAAGAGGATGGTCCCCAGTTATCATGACAGATCTTATTCCGGCAGTTTTGCATACAGAAACAGCCTCCTTAGCCTCCTCTCTCGGCGGGTCCATCATACCTGCCAAACCGAGCAGAGTCAGTTTGCTTTCCACAACATCAGGAGTAACAGGGGAAGGAACACCATCCCATAAGCGCATTGCCACACCGATTACTCTAAATCCGCCTGCGGCCATCCTTTCATTTACCCTGTGGATCATCTCAGAATCAATTGGTATAATACCATCTGCTGTCAGCATGTTTTCCGTCTTTTCTATCAGGACATCTACAGCGCCCTT
It encodes:
- a CDS encoding DUF11 domain-containing protein, translating into MRYYTAGIIQNGRSLIRLKTITSIPLFILALCLTSVIAMAVFAATTVNAAPAIETDQPEYMEGETAYIYGSGFTPNSLVIVQVIRVDNSIVTGNGTETPGSDIITADPYGSFIYPYWLSGGTTAQYYGTLTVNAIDYVSMATLATTTFLDNPSFGLQGCSRDNGDCSDSVTPVTGWADGVNPMNGWTSGNVKGWYELENVPYRLKVQLKKSSDAKIYYITTEHDNLSGGITGVDSASGFYVGAADDNNYYDEGQLTKSCVFQPYRTTSPADLPTPSNPCIVTGPTYSGVNDDSNNGIDEDSPDGVDNDGDGKIDEDPLPTSSSPSVRRIQYTWAVLFQSSDVGKHKKWALYWKAHLSSGASGWPGSSLHAHSSAGGSQDVPIKNVNSSQQANLSITKSDSPDPVTVGGTLTYNITVTNSGPNAASNVTMTDTIPGSTTFVSATSSQGSCSGSSTVNCSLGTINNGASATVTIVVIPTTAGTISNKASVTSSTTDPNSSNNTTPWVYTTVNSPPSNVSDLSINKTDSPDPVTAGGILTYTITVTNIGPNTATNVTVTDNLPGGVTNINASGSGWACIMSGYLVTCTRPALAVGTAPVITITVTAPTAGCSLNNTASVTADQTDPVSSNNTKTISTTVTPGANLSITKTAFPDPVTAGGILTYTITVSNAGPSSATNVIVSDTLPAGTAYIGASGTGWSCTHSAGVVSCNRASLGVTTAPAISIQVTAPANGGNISNSATVTSDVNDPVSGNNNAGPVTTTVTASADLSITKTDSPDPVASGGTLTYTLAVTNNGPSTASNVSVSDTLPSGPSAVAYVSATGSGWSCSHLSGVVTCTRSSLAEGAAPVITITVTAPVTASAVSITNSATVSASTSDLISGNNTATASTTVNATADLSITKTDTPDPVTVGGTLTYTLAVTNNGPSTASTVSVSDTLPAGVTYGSASGTGWACSQSAGIVTCTRSTLALGAAPPITITVTAPGTSGSITNSATVSTITNDPTIGNNTATASTTVNAAASADLEMVSNIDAPDPVVAGASMTYTYTVINNGPSTATNLDVKGYLPPGVTYVSAVGTGWTCSESSLVVTCTRTSLTSGTTAPIIVITVLAKSEGGTMSSSATVSSSVGDPIASNNSKTAGTNVTSSSDLSIIKTGPATVTTNGAMTYTLAVTNNGPSTATSVSVSDTLPAGVTFTSFSAAGWNCVHNTGLVSCTLPSSLAPGAAPSIAINATAPSTPGPISNTATVSSAVNDPVNGNNSSTLSTSSNSPPLTSADLSITKTDSPDPVLVNQNLTYLITVTNNGPDAATGVSVTDTLPAGVTYVSATPSQGSCSQAAGTVTCPIGTIAYPGSATVTIVVTPTAAGTLNNSAGVSSTTSDPNGSNNNVGPVSTVVNSAPGIGADLSVTNTDSPDPVPLVGGHVTYTIVVTNNGPGSATGVTMTDLLDASTALFGSPVSSQGTCSGTTTITCAIGTLASGSSATVTVVTT
- the gltX gene encoding glutamate--tRNA ligase, producing MSDTVRVRFAPSPTGFLHIGGVRTALFNWLFARHSKGVFILRIEDTDQTRSTDESIQAIIQGMEWLGLDWDEGPYRQTDRMHIYKEHIERLLKEDKAYHCYCTSEELEERRKQALAEKRIPKYDGRCREIKDPVPGRPSAIRFKVPLHGETVVDDHVKGRIVFDNAQLDDLIIMRSDGWPTYNFCVVVDDASMNITHVIRGDDHLNNTPRQIQLYKAFGFKTPEFAHLPMILGHDKTRLSKRHGATSVTAYRDMGYLPEALVNYLARLGWSFKDQEVFSIEELVEHFTLEHVGRSAAVFNPEKLIWLNSHYITSMDHKEIIRRLRPYLINDGLIKEDTVVDEVWMGKVIASLKERCRTLVEFSSAASYFFSDDVEVDPEAAKKFLIPGNRGVLEDVLSGMETIPSLSETDIDALFKEIMSNKEIKMGQVAQPVRVALTGRTVSPGIFEVIEILGKNKVLRRLRSALNNIS
- the pal gene encoding peptidoglycan-associated lipoprotein Pal, yielding MITKKMSVALPVILVTALIFTNGCLKKVSTSELDETRTNSSGTTSDVSQSGGLLNGGDLVAVTEPSTPAADVSGDSMAGDKSLSSNSSNKDVKDIFFDFDEYTLRDESKSKLQDNASLLKVKKVKKVVIEGHCDERGTNEYNLALGERRAQSTKRYLTALGINPSNISTISFGEEKLFCSEQNEDCWQKNRRAHFILQENGS
- a CDS encoding ATP citrate lyase, which codes for MSIIADENTRVVIQGGPAGVNAARRMAEFSYLIKQPVCVKAFVFPPDAGKTADIPYGSETVTVPIFASVAEAVKKFPEINTSLVYIAPNRALASTLEALRNEKIKVVSMITEGVAEKDSKILSREAKKLGKVFNGPSSIGIFSAGKCRLGVVGGSYENLILSKLNRPGSIGVITKSGGLLNEIIWICSQFANGITTAVGIGGDAYPGTDYVSYLEMFENDPDTKAVVIVGEMGGNLEERAAEWYGAKKRRIKLLAVVSGFCQEVLPKGMKFGHAGAKEGTRGEGSARGKSDALKNAGAIVPQTYGALGPAIKKVYEDLLASGVITPVKETPADQIRKWPKPIEEAIKTGEVSVPPLFKSTICDDRGDEPMYNGYPASDLINKGYDIPHVIGLLWTKRLISPDEAELIRRILMLSADHGPCVSGALATILAACADIPMAQAVASGITMIGPRFGGAVTDAGRWFKYALENNMSVDEFLVYMKANVGPVPGIGHRVKSVNNPDKRVKELVSFAKSLGRKLPHLDFALEVEKITTGKKDNLILNVDGTIAVVLLDLGFPVESLNGFFILARTMGLIGHWIDQKQQAARLIRLHPYLARYATEPKREAPQADKPVEV
- a CDS encoding ATP citrate lyase, whose translation is MAKVLEGPGMDLLEKWGMKVPHHVVVTSLEQLDHLATANKWMHDGRLVAKAHEAIGSRMKLGLVKVDLDLKGALAATREILGHKVGTMTISQVIISEMVPHDVEYYLAVKSTREGADILMASFGGIEVESRWSEIKRTSVEVGDMPSIEQLEKLARDAGFKGDIVGKVAQFANKLFDCYEQEDGQYLEINPLSVTSNGELIALDMVTMLDADSRFRHPDWNFNFASEFGRPYTEDETAIMEIDSRIKGSVKFIEIPGGNIALLPAGGGASVYYADAIVAQGGKIANYAEYSGDPQDWAVEALTERVASLPGIEHIIVGGAIANFTNVKKTFAGIIAGFRNVRAKGKLKDVNIWVRRGGPFEKEGLEAMRALEQEGFKIHVYDRYTPLTDIVDYALQGKAK
- a CDS encoding cation-translocating P-type ATPase, with the protein product MKYHQQANDEVLSALNTSSKGLSNDEAGKRLLEYGPNEIKESAKRTHLGMLIDQFRDFMIIVLVIAAVISGLLGEIADTIAIVVIVILNAIMGFVQEYRAEKAIEALKMMATPLSTVMRGGVQHSVPTPEVVPGDIVLLEAGKVVPADMRLVESAQIRIEEAALTGESVPVEKNTAQLHDEMIPLGDRRNMAYKGTVITYGRGSGVVVATGMKTELGRIAVMLQEEEEVKTPLQKRLSSFGQRLSVAVMTICAIMFIVGVLRGEPPVLMFLTAVSLAVAAIPEALPAVVTIALAIGAKKLVIQNALIRKLPAVETLGSVTYICSDKTGTLTVNKMTVEEIYVDGKLLKSSELQISGTADDFLMTALALNNDTHLDAADKVVGDPTEIALYNIAKEKGFEKNDIEKKFKRIDEIPFDSDRKCMTTIHVNPEGGIVSFTKGAVDVLIEKTENMLTADGIIPIDSEMIHRVNERMAAGGFRVIGVAMRLWDGVPSPVTPDVVESKLTLLGLAGMMDPPREEAKEAVSVCKTAGIRSVMITGDHPLTALTIARRIGIVDHDGDVMTGARLERLPMQDFHDKVEHLSVYARVAPEQKLKIVKALQDRGQYVAMTGDGVNDAPALKRADIGIAMGITGTDVSKEAAHMILLDDNFATIVKAIKEGREIFDNIRKFIKYILTSNVGEVWTLFLAPFLGLPIPLLPIHLLWINLVTDGLPGIALTAEPAEKDVMKRHPRHPQESIFAHGLGIHIIWVGLLLGGVTIFTQAWSIHTGHAHWQTMVFTVLCLSQMGHVLAIRSEKESLFSQGIFSNIPLLGAVILTFVLQMATIYIPVLNPVFNTEPLSMGELSLALSMSSVLFVAVEIEKWFKRRKVLTNLT